Within the Desulfonatronum thioautotrophicum genome, the region CCATTGACGACAACCTGCCTGAAGGCGTCAACCCTCGCTTTATCCTCGAAGAGCCGGTCTTTCCCGCCGGGGCCAACACCCGGATCGACCCGCAAAATCCGAGCCTGCTTCTGGCCGAGAGCAACGGATACGTCTATATTGATCCGGACGGACGGATCTGTGTCAAAAGCCTGCTCAACATTCGACGCGACGTGGACTATGCCACGGGCAACATCTCGTTTATCGGCGACGTCGTCATCCACGGCTCGGTTCGTTCCGGATTCAAAGTCAAGGGGCGCAACATCCTGGTCAAAGGCCCTGTGGAGGCGGCCACGCTGGAGGCCGCCCAATCCATCCAGGTGGAGGCCGGGGTCAAAGGGGACAAGCGGGCCGAGCTGCGAGCCAAGGCCAGCATCAAGGTCAAGTTCTGCGAAAACGCCCTGCTCAGCGCCGGGAAGAACATCCTGGTGGAAGGGTCCTGTCTGCACTCCAGGCTGATTGTCGGCAATGCCCTGGCGATTCGGGATAAGCTGATCGGCAGCGAGGTCCTCTGCCGCCGGATGGTTCGGGTAGGAGCGCAACTTGGCGGAGGCCTCAGTACCATCACCACGCTTACCCTGGGCTATGATCCGTTTTTGATGCAGAAAATTTCGGAATTGGAAAGCACGATCACCACGCTGAAGACCCGCCGGGAGGTTTTGAGCAACCCCAAGACCAGAGAGCCGGGAAATCGCCCCGAACAGGACCAGCTTCTGCGGGAACTGGATCAACAGCTTGCCGTACTGGACAAGCAGCGCATTGCCTGGGCAGAACAAATCGCAACCACGGATTGGGCCGCCTGCGCGGTGATTGTTCCCGGCGAGGTCCGCCCCGGCGTCGAGCTGAGCATCGGCCAATATTATGAATCCGTATCGGACTACCTGTACAACGTCCGGATGATCTTGCAAAAAGAACAGATTGCGATGGTTTCCCCAGCCGAACCAAAAAAATAAAGGTCGCGCAAAACTCATGGACATTGGAACCCTACTCGGCCTGATCTGCGGCATTCTTTTCGTATTCATCGCCATCATGCTCGGCGGTGACTTCATGGGTTTCATCAATGCCCCCTCGGCGTTGATCGTCATCGGCGGCACTGTTTCCGTCATCTTCATCATGTTTCCCATGGGCGTGGTGCTTGGCTCCTTCAAGGTCGCCCTCAAGGCTTTTTTCTCCAAAAGCCCCGACCCCAAGCTGGTCGTCGACGAGGTGGTGGCCCTGGCCAATCTGGCCCGAAAGGAAAGTCTGGTTTCCCTGGAGCGGGCGACTATTTCGGACACGTATCTGAAAAAAGGCGTCCTGCTGATAGCCGACGGCACCGAGGAACGGCTGGTCCGAAACATCCTGGAAACCGAAATCAACTTCACCCAGCAGCGCCATCAGCAGGGGCAAGGCGTCTTCAAGGGCCTGGGAGCCATGGCCCCGGCCTTTGGCATGATCGGCACATTGATCGGCCTGGTGAACATGCTCCAGGTTCTGGACGACCCCACGGCCATCGGCCCGGGAATGGCCTTGGCCCTGTTGACCACGCTGTATGGCGCCCTGATGGCCAACCTGGTCTTTATTCC harbors:
- a CDS encoding FapA family protein, which codes for MPLSTSNAAAMKHYLKHHFDPDFNHLNIKANARGNEQVDHLNRGYVHNVVEDQVLAELIPIDDNLPEGVNPRFILEEPVFPAGANTRIDPQNPSLLLAESNGYVYIDPDGRICVKSLLNIRRDVDYATGNISFIGDVVIHGSVRSGFKVKGRNILVKGPVEAATLEAAQSIQVEAGVKGDKRAELRAKASIKVKFCENALLSAGKNILVEGSCLHSRLIVGNALAIRDKLIGSEVLCRRMVRVGAQLGGGLSTITTLTLGYDPFLMQKISELESTITTLKTRREVLSNPKTREPGNRPEQDQLLRELDQQLAVLDKQRIAWAEQIATTDWAACAVIVPGEVRPGVELSIGQYYESVSDYLYNVRMILQKEQIAMVSPAEPKK
- a CDS encoding motility protein A; translation: MDIGTLLGLICGILFVFIAIMLGGDFMGFINAPSALIVIGGTVSVIFIMFPMGVVLGSFKVALKAFFSKSPDPKLVVDEVVALANLARKESLVSLERATISDTYLKKGVLLIADGTEERLVRNILETEINFTQQRHQQGQGVFKGLGAMAPAFGMIGTLIGLVNMLQVLDDPTAIGPGMALALLTTLYGALMANLVFIPIAKKLEERSQEELAKMEMTMEGVMSILRGENPRLIQEKLESFIPPAMRK